The DNA region TGAAGAGCATCACCGGCACGATGGGCGTATCTCCTTCCTTGAGCACGAACCCGGCTTCCGTCAGGCCTTTGCGCCAATAGGCGGTATTGGCTTCCAGTTTGTCTCTGCGCTCCGTGCTGGCTGAGAGAATGTCCAGAACCTTCAGCACGCCGGAAACCACCACCGGGGCGATGGTATTGGAAAACAGGTAGGGGCGCGCTTTCTGGCGGCACATTTCCACGATCTCTTTGCGGCCTGACACGCAGCCGCCCGAAGCTCCGCCCAGCGCTTTGCCGAAAGTAGTGGTGATGATATCCACTCTGCCCATTACGCCGCACTTCTCATGGGTGCCGCGGCCGGTCTTGCCTATAAAGCCGGAAGCATGGGAATCGTCCACGAAGAGCATGGCATCGTATTTCTCACACAGCTCAGCGATCTCATCCAGCTTGGCCGCGTCTCCGTCCATGGAGTAGACCCCGTCGTTGATCACCATCTTCAACCGTTTATCCGCATGCAACTGCAACTTCTTTTCCAGGTGCTCCACGTTGGAGTGTTTGAAAGTGTCGTGCTGAGCACCGCACAGGCGCATACCGTCGATAATGGATGCGTGTACCAGGCGGTCGGAAATCATCACATCGTCACTGGTGAGAACGGCCTCGAATACACCGGCGTTTGCATCCATGCAGGAGGGGAAAAGGATGGTGTCTTCCGTTCCCAGGAACTCGGTCATCTTGTTTTCCAGTTCGCGGTGAATGTCCTGCGTGCCACAGATAAAACGCACGGACGACATACCGTACCCACGGCTGTCCAATCCCTCGTGAGCCGCTTTCACCACGTCGGGATGGCTGGATAGTCCCAGGTAGTTGTTGGCGCAGATGTTGATCACCTTGCGAACGTCTGCTCCCTTGGGAAACTCCACTTCGATATCCGCCGCCTGCGCGGAATGGATAAACCGTTCCTGCTTGAAAAGGCCCTTTTCGCGGATCTCGTCCAGTTGCTCGCGATAAACTCCCTTGACTCTGTCACTGTAAGCCATTTGCCCTCCCGTTACTTGACGTGTTCTTGAACCAGGGCCACGATCGAGTTGACCGTATCAAACGCTTCCGGAGTGGCCTTCTCATCGGGAATCTGAATGTTGTACTTGTTTTCCAGGAATCGCTTCAAAGAAACCATGGAAAATGAATCCACGATGCCTCCGGAAATCAGGGGGGTATCGTAGTTCAATTCTTCTTCTTCATCTTCCATGTACTCTTCTCGCACATATTCCAAAACGATGTCTTTCATTTCCGCCATCACTGTTCTCCTTATTTGTTTGGTTTATCCAGACGATCCGCCTCGAGGCGGATCAATCATCTTCCAGGGTTGACGTGTCGCCGATCTCTTCACCCCATTCCCGGGCGTGAAGCAGGCGGCGCATGATCTTGCCGCTGCGGGTCTTGGGCAGTGAGTCCACGTACTCGATCTCCTGGGGCATGGCCAACGGCGATAATTTCTTGCGAATGAAGTTCATGATCTTGAGTTCCAGGTCCGGGCCGGGCTCATAGCCCGGTTTCAGGCTGATAAACGCCTTGACCACTTCCATGTTCACGTCATCGGGCTTGGCCACCACCGCGGATTCCGCCACGGCCTCGTGCTCCAGCAGGGCGGATTCCACCTCGAAGGGGCTGACCAGGTGCCCGCCGGTGTTGATGACGTCATCATCGCGACCGATGAACCAGAAATAGCCGTCGGCGTCAATGGTGGCACGGTCGCCGGGAATGTACCAGCCTTTTTGAAACTTCTGCCGGTAAGTGGCCTCGTTTTTCCAATAGGTGCGCATCATGGCCGGCCAACCGGGCTTGAAGCCGATCAAGCCGGGCCGGCTGTTTTCGCGCACCTGCTCGAAAGTATCGGGATCCAGCACGGTGGCGGTGATTCCCGGGAACGGCTTTCCCATCGAACCCGGTTTGATCTTCATGCCGGGAAAGTTGGTGAGCATCATGGATCCCGTTTCGGTTTGCCAGTAAGTATCGTGAAAAGGCAGGGCAAACACGCGCTCGGACCATACAACGGCTTCGGCGTTCAACGGTTCGCCCACGGATGCCAGGTGACGCAGGCTGGACAGGTCGTATTTTTTAATGATCTCCTCACCGGCCCTCATCAGCGAACGGATTGCCGTGGGCGCAGAGTACCAGACGGTAATGCGGTTCTTTTCAATGAAACGGTACCAGGATTCCGGGTTGAATCCCGTATCCAGCACGCATTGGGTAACGCCCAGGCTCCAGGGTCCGATAATACCGTAGGATGTTCCCGTCACCCAACCCGGGTCCGCGGTGCACCAATACACATCGTCATCCCGCAGGTCGAGCACCCACTTGGTGGTCAGGTACTGGGAGATGAGAGAGTAATGCACATGCTTGACGCCCTTGGGCTGTCCGGTGGTACCCGAGGTATAATGAAGCACCGATGGCGATTCAGCCCGGGTGGGATGAATCACCAGTTCGTCTACCGGCTCCGCTTCCCGCAACGAAAACACCGTCTCCCTTTCGCGCAACTCCTTTTTGCCGTCGTGATCCACGATGATTACATGTTTCAGATAGGGCATCTTGTCCAGGATCTTGCGAACTTTGCCCACGTGTTTGCGCTGAG from Candidatus Aminicenantes bacterium includes:
- the acsA gene encoding acetate--CoA ligase — translated: MRTGTRKGGVMSHIGAYEERVKNFDWSLAEKELEYTNGDVLNIGWYCSDRICNMGKGDKTALIWEGLGGAEKRYTFHDVRRASNTIGAFLRKLGVQAEDRVCLFMDKIPELYMGFLGVLKIGAIAQPLFSAFGDESLHVRLDNAEATAIITQRKHVGKVRKILDKMPYLKHVIIVDHDGKKELRERETVFSLREAEPVDELVIHPTRAESPSVLHYTSGTTGQPKGVKHVHYSLISQYLTTKWVLDLRDDDVYWCTADPGWVTGTSYGIIGPWSLGVTQCVLDTGFNPESWYRFIEKNRITVWYSAPTAIRSLMRAGEEIIKKYDLSSLRHLASVGEPLNAEAVVWSERVFALPFHDTYWQTETGSMMLTNFPGMKIKPGSMGKPFPGITATVLDPDTFEQVRENSRPGLIGFKPGWPAMMRTYWKNEATYRQKFQKGWYIPGDRATIDADGYFWFIGRDDDVINTGGHLVSPFEVESALLEHEAVAESAVVAKPDDVNMEVVKAFISLKPGYEPGPDLELKIMNFIRKKLSPLAMPQEIEYVDSLPKTRSGKIMRRLLHAREWGEEIGDTSTLEDD
- a CDS encoding acyl carrier protein yields the protein MAEMKDIVLEYVREEYMEDEEEELNYDTPLISGGIVDSFSMVSLKRFLENKYNIQIPDEKATPEAFDTVNSIVALVQEHVK
- the kbl gene encoding glycine C-acetyltransferase; translated protein: MAYSDRVKGVYREQLDEIREKGLFKQERFIHSAQAADIEVEFPKGADVRKVINICANNYLGLSSHPDVVKAAHEGLDSRGYGMSSVRFICGTQDIHRELENKMTEFLGTEDTILFPSCMDANAGVFEAVLTSDDVMISDRLVHASIIDGMRLCGAQHDTFKHSNVEHLEKKLQLHADKRLKMVINDGVYSMDGDAAKLDEIAELCEKYDAMLFVDDSHASGFIGKTGRGTHEKCGVMGRVDIITTTFGKALGGASGGCVSGRKEIVEMCRQKARPYLFSNTIAPVVVSGVLKVLDILSASTERRDKLEANTAYWRKGLTEAGFVLKEGDTPIVPVMLFNAKLAQDVSRDLYEEGIYAIGFFFPVVPNGQARIRTQISAGHEIHHLDKALDAFRKVGAKHGILGLSKQEIIDKFGL